In a genomic window of Zingiber officinale cultivar Zhangliang chromosome 9B, Zo_v1.1, whole genome shotgun sequence:
- the LOC122025445 gene encoding nascent polypeptide-associated complex subunit alpha-like protein 1 yields MPGPKIVTEENNDEDQVLASLKEEQKNKDDAPVVEDVNDGDEDEDDDEDEDDDDVEGEQGAEGNESSKQSRSEKKSRKAMLKLGMKPITGISRVSIKRAKNILFVISKPDVFKSPNSETYVIFGEAKIEDLSSQLQSQAAQQFRMPDASRVLPKLDESASAVADEDEEDIDDTGVEPRDIELVMTQAGVSKGKAVKALKVHDGDIVAAIMELTA; encoded by the exons ATGCCGGGTCCCAAAATCGTCACCGAAGAGAACAACGACGAGGACCAGGTCCTCGCCTCTCTCAAGGAGGAGCAGAAGAACAAG GATGACGCTCCCGTCGTTGAGGATGTTAACGACGGAGATGAGGACGAGGATGATGACGAGGACGAGGACGATGATGACGTCGAAG GGGAACAAGGAGCTGAGGGCAATGAGAGCTCCAAGCAGAGCAGGAGTGAGAAGAAAAGCCGCAAGGCTATGCTGAAATTAGGGATGAAACCTATCACCGGCATCTCCCGGGTTAGCATAAAGAGGGCAAAGAAT ATCCTCTTTGTCATATCGAAACCTGATGTTTTCAAAAGCCCAAACTCAGAGACATATGTGATATTTGGCGAGGCAAAGATTGAAGATTTGAGCTCCCAACTGCAGAGCCAAGCTGCTCAGCAATTCAGGATGCCAGATGCTAGCCGTGTCCTGCCCAAGCTAGATGAGTCTGCAAGTGCAGTGGCTGACGAAGACGAGGAGGATATTGACGATACTGGCGTGGAGCCTCGGGACATTGAGCTTGTCATGACACAGGCAGGCGTGTCCAAGGGGAAGGCTGTCAAAGCTCTCAAAGTGCATGACGGGGACATTGTTGCCGCCATCATGGAGCTCACTGCCTAA